A region of Bacteroidia bacterium DNA encodes the following proteins:
- a CDS encoding DNA-directed RNA polymerase subunit alpha: MPILQFQIPEKVVMEKDNTNFGKFLLKPLEPGYGITVGNAFRRILLSSLEGYAITAIKIPSILHEFSTIPGVIEDIVDIILNLKQVRIRCSEFVENKIFVSVKGKSTFTAEDIVKHTSVFSVANPELVIAHFSPDIQFDIELTIGKGRGYVPAEENKTPDMAIGDIAIDAIFTPIKNVRYYVENTRVEQRTDYEQLTIEITTDGTIDPEDALKEAADILIRHFSLFTDSTFQLKREEMPLRKNEMDENWLSIRKLLKTPLSELDLSVRAYNCLKAAEIRTLADLVSYNIADMLKFRNFGKKSLTELEELVATKNLTFGMDVEKYRLDEDI; encoded by the coding sequence ATGCCAATATTGCAATTTCAAATACCGGAAAAAGTTGTCATGGAGAAAGACAACACGAACTTTGGCAAATTTCTTCTTAAGCCACTTGAGCCTGGTTACGGGATTACTGTTGGAAATGCGTTTCGTAGAATACTCTTATCCTCGTTAGAGGGATATGCGATTACTGCTATCAAAATTCCATCTATTCTACATGAATTTTCAACTATTCCGGGAGTAATTGAAGACATCGTAGATATTATCTTAAACCTAAAACAAGTGAGGATTCGCTGCTCCGAGTTTGTTGAAAATAAAATTTTCGTTTCCGTTAAGGGAAAATCTACCTTTACAGCAGAAGATATTGTAAAACATACTTCGGTATTTAGTGTAGCAAATCCGGAACTAGTAATAGCCCATTTTAGCCCAGATATTCAATTTGATATTGAATTAACTATCGGAAAAGGGAGAGGATACGTGCCAGCCGAAGAAAATAAAACACCGGATATGGCTATCGGAGATATTGCAATAGATGCGATATTTACACCAATAAAGAACGTTCGCTATTATGTAGAGAATACTCGTGTTGAGCAACGTACTGATTATGAGCAGTTAACAATTGAAATTACTACTGACGGAACTATAGACCCTGAAGACGCACTTAAAGAAGCGGCAGATATTTTAATTCGTCATTTTAGCCTATTTACAGACTCCACTTTCCAATTAAAGCGTGAAGAAATGCCTTTACGCAAAAATGAAATGGATGAAAATTGGCTCAGCATCAGAAAACTCTTAAAAACACCACTGAGCGAATTAGACTTATCCGTTAGAGCTTATAATTGTCTAAAAGCTGCCGAAATCCGAACCCTCGCAGACTTAGTAAGCTACAATATCGCAGATATGCTTAAATTCCGTAACTTTGGGAAAAAATCATTAACAGAATTAGAAGAATTGGTCGCCACTAAAAACTTAACGTTTGGAATGGACGTAGAGAAATACCGCCTTGATGAAGATATTTAA
- a CDS encoding GDSL-type esterase/lipase family protein: protein MPIKSAYIKIFISLICADFLLILLTLIFPQQGVALTEEGKKWTFVSWESWITPLNDQNNSKKLTDAQKKKKQAIHTFVQTIIDTTVVASDTIPDSTQIQTNYIENPEIEGKYSLDDFFEALYRLKKDSTTVRIAHYGDSQIEGDRITQFLRANFQHRFGGSGLGFIPIDEPASHHAYIRQQSSNWHRHTVFHDRINNGLYGLGGTVFRFQPPLKQDTKARYKSDSLFDAIVKEAQEKTTAEEAWVKLTIKKNIHYDSLQILTLRHFAPVEITIKQNEQYYSEIIPPKSGIEKTSFSIPETEKPFKITFNSTSSPYVAGVFLEGKKGVQVDNYSLRGHSGNGLSLIDFTLLHEWLTVLNTKLIIFQYGGNIVPYEVANFKFLEEDIVKMIERFKKAHSGVSILIVGVGDMARKVGDTYESYPSVEKIRDAQRRAAQRTGVAFWDLYETMGGKNTIVEWVNSPTPLAAPDYAHLSYYGQKKVSGWLFKALMNEYELFLKRKKIEESSQIKKPTL from the coding sequence ATGCCTATAAAATCCGCGTATATCAAGATTTTTATTTCTTTGATATGCGCGGATTTTTTATTAATACTATTAACGTTAATTTTTCCCCAGCAAGGAGTAGCTCTCACAGAAGAGGGAAAAAAGTGGACATTTGTAAGTTGGGAATCTTGGATAACGCCACTAAATGACCAAAATAATTCCAAGAAATTGACTGACGCTCAAAAAAAGAAAAAGCAGGCTATCCATACATTCGTTCAAACAATTATTGATACTACTGTTGTAGCATCGGATACCATTCCAGATTCTACCCAAATACAGACAAATTACATAGAAAACCCTGAAATAGAGGGAAAATACTCATTGGATGATTTTTTTGAAGCCTTATATCGCTTAAAAAAAGACTCAACAACGGTTCGGATTGCACATTATGGGGATTCTCAAATAGAAGGAGACAGAATAACACAATTTTTACGGGCTAATTTTCAGCACCGCTTTGGCGGCTCTGGACTTGGCTTCATTCCAATTGATGAACCGGCTTCTCATCATGCTTATATCCGTCAGCAGAGTTCTAACTGGCATCGCCATACGGTTTTTCATGACCGAATTAATAATGGATTATATGGACTTGGGGGCACCGTTTTTCGATTTCAGCCTCCATTAAAGCAAGATACTAAAGCACGTTACAAAAGCGATAGCTTATTTGATGCAATTGTGAAAGAAGCACAGGAAAAAACAACTGCGGAAGAAGCTTGGGTGAAATTAACTATCAAAAAAAACATTCATTACGATTCTTTGCAAATACTAACACTAAGGCATTTTGCGCCGGTAGAAATAACGATAAAGCAAAATGAACAGTATTATAGTGAGATTATTCCGCCTAAGTCCGGTATAGAAAAAACATCCTTTTCTATACCGGAAACCGAAAAGCCGTTTAAAATTACCTTTAATAGTACCTCGAGCCCATACGTTGCTGGAGTTTTTCTGGAAGGAAAAAAAGGGGTGCAAGTTGATAACTATTCTTTGCGGGGGCATTCAGGGAATGGCTTATCACTAATAGATTTTACACTACTTCATGAATGGCTTACCGTCCTGAATACCAAGTTAATAATTTTTCAATATGGTGGAAATATAGTTCCCTATGAAGTAGCTAATTTCAAATTCTTAGAAGAAGATATTGTAAAGATGATAGAGCGTTTTAAGAAAGCGCATTCCGGTGTAAGTATATTGATTGTTGGGGTGGGAGATATGGCACGAAAAGTTGGAGATACCTATGAAAGCTATCCTTCTGTTGAAAAAATTCGGGATGCCCAAAGAAGAGCTGCCCAAAGAACAGGTGTTGCTTTCTGGGATTTGTATGAAACTATGGGAGGGAAGAATACAATCGTGGAATGGGTAAATTCCCCCACTCCATTGGCAGCACCAGATTATGCGCATTTATCCTACTATGGGCAAAAAAAAGTAAGTGGTTGGCTATTTAAAGCACTTATGAATGAATATGAACTTTTCTTGAAAAGAAAGAAAATAGAAGAAAGTTCACAAATTAAAAAACCAACACTATAA
- the rplQ gene encoding 50S ribosomal protein L17 codes for MRHGRTNNHLGRTAPHRAAMLSNMASSLLLHKQITTTLAKAKALRKYVEPLITKSKTDSTHSRRVIFSYLQNKEAIKELFSIISDKVASRPGGYTRILKIGQRLGDNAEMALIELVDFNEFIDPTTAKRKSTRRGRKKKKDNAAPNVDTENSTTSN; via the coding sequence ATGAGACACGGAAGAACAAATAACCATTTAGGGAGAACAGCACCACACCGTGCTGCAATGCTATCAAATATGGCATCTTCGCTCTTACTACACAAACAGATTACTACTACTTTGGCAAAAGCTAAAGCATTACGTAAATACGTAGAGCCATTGATTACAAAGTCAAAAACAGACTCTACCCATTCACGCAGAGTAATATTTTCGTATTTGCAAAATAAAGAAGCCATAAAAGAACTATTTTCTATTATTTCCGATAAAGTTGCTTCCCGCCCGGGAGGTTATACCCGAATCTTAAAAATCGGACAAAGACTTGGCGATAATGCAGAAATGGCTTTAATAGAACTCGTTGATTTTAACGAATTTATTGACCCAACAACTGCTAAGCGTAAATCTACACGAAGAGGCCGCAAAAAAAAGAAAGATAATGCAGCACCAAATGTAGATACGGAAAACAGCACTACTTCTAACTAA
- the map gene encoding type I methionyl aminopeptidase — protein sequence MSRPILKTEDEIELIRQSSLLVSKALGMLKPYIQPGTSTRKLDKLAEEFIQDNGGIPAFKNYRSSKDQDPFPYTLCVSCDNAVVHGLPNDEPLKEGMIVSVDCGVLMNGYYGDSAYSFTVGDTTPEKEQLLRVTYESLQKGIENAVSGNRIGDISYAVQSYVENYGYGVVRDLVGHGVGKKLHEPPEVPNFGKRGNGIKLEEGLVIAIEPMINMGHYGVQLAKDGWTILTKDGKPSAHFEHTVVVRKGRAELLTTFEYILN from the coding sequence ATGAGCAGACCCATCCTAAAAACGGAAGATGAAATTGAACTGATTAGACAAAGTTCCTTACTCGTAAGTAAGGCACTTGGGATGCTGAAGCCATATATTCAACCGGGTACTTCTACACGAAAGTTGGATAAGTTGGCAGAAGAGTTTATTCAAGATAATGGTGGGATCCCTGCGTTCAAAAATTATCGTAGCTCAAAAGACCAAGATCCATTTCCCTATACCTTGTGTGTTTCTTGTGATAACGCTGTAGTACACGGACTTCCAAACGATGAACCCCTCAAAGAAGGGATGATTGTATCGGTTGATTGTGGTGTCCTGATGAATGGTTATTATGGGGACTCTGCTTATAGCTTCACAGTTGGTGATACGACCCCAGAAAAAGAACAGTTACTTCGCGTAACCTACGAATCTCTGCAAAAAGGAATAGAAAACGCCGTTTCGGGAAATCGTATCGGCGATATTTCTTATGCCGTTCAGAGTTACGTAGAAAATTATGGGTACGGCGTAGTACGGGACTTAGTAGGACATGGAGTAGGAAAAAAACTTCATGAACCCCCCGAAGTTCCTAACTTTGGGAAGCGTGGAAATGGAATTAAATTGGAGGAAGGTCTCGTAATTGCGATAGAACCTATGATAAATATGGGGCATTATGGCGTGCAATTAGCTAAAGATGGCTGGACAATCTTGACTAAAGATGGCAAACCATCCGCTCATTTTGAGCATACAGTTGTAGTACGAAAGGGGCGTGCAGAATTATTAACTACTTTTGAATACATTTTGAACTAA
- the rpmJ gene encoding 50S ribosomal protein L36, with amino-acid sequence MKVRTSIKKRSVDCKIVRRKGKLYVINKKNPKYKQRQG; translated from the coding sequence ATGAAAGTTCGTACATCTATTAAAAAACGCAGCGTAGACTGCAAAATTGTCAGACGAAAAGGCAAACTTTACGTTATTAACAAAAAAAATCCAAAATATAAGCAAAGACAAGGTTAA
- a CDS encoding DUF4159 domain-containing protein, protein MTKKLLTLVLLSACFWISYSQQLTGFKVGKLKYNGGGDWYANPSSLKNLFTFIAKNTRASIYLEEEVVDPGNSAIFQYPMLYATGHGNILFDEAEATNLRKYLLSGGFLLIDDNYGLHQFAKREMKKVFPEYDFKEIPFSHPIYKQHFLFPKGPPKIHEHDGKPAQFFGIFHENRLLCILTYECDLGDGWEDPEVHHDPEDIRLKALQMGTNIILYVISR, encoded by the coding sequence ATGACAAAAAAACTGCTAACCCTTGTGCTACTTTCTGCCTGTTTTTGGATAAGCTATTCCCAACAGCTAACGGGCTTTAAAGTAGGAAAATTAAAATATAACGGCGGCGGCGATTGGTATGCCAACCCATCTTCACTCAAAAACCTGTTTACTTTTATTGCTAAAAACACCCGTGCATCCATTTACTTAGAAGAAGAAGTCGTTGACCCCGGAAATTCTGCCATCTTTCAATATCCGATGCTTTATGCAACGGGGCATGGTAATATATTATTTGATGAAGCAGAGGCTACTAACTTACGAAAATATCTGCTCTCCGGTGGCTTTCTACTCATTGATGATAATTATGGATTACATCAATTTGCCAAACGAGAGATGAAAAAAGTATTCCCTGAATACGATTTTAAGGAAATTCCTTTTTCGCACCCAATCTATAAGCAGCATTTTCTATTTCCTAAAGGCCCGCCCAAAATTCATGAACATGACGGCAAACCTGCGCAATTTTTTGGTATATTCCATGAAAACCGTCTGCTGTGCATCCTAACTTATGAATGTGATTTAGGAGATGGCTGGGAAGACCCAGAAGTTCACCACGACCCGGAAGATATACGCCTAAAAGCCTTACAAATGGGAACAAACATTATACTCTATGTGATAAGTCGCTGA
- the rpsD gene encoding 30S ribosomal protein S4, which yields MSRYTGPKSRIARRFKDHILGFSKALERKNYPPGVHGKTRRAKKSEYSLQLNEKQKAKYIYGVQERQFRNTFFEATRRKGVTGEILIQLLESRLDNTVYRLGFAATRRQARQLVSHTHITVNDRVVNIPSYRLRPGDVITVREKSKSLEVVTGSLTSAKENRYSWLTLDKSLCSGKFLHLPLRSDVPEDIREQLIVELYSR from the coding sequence ATGTCGAGATATACAGGCCCTAAATCTAGAATAGCCAGACGCTTCAAAGACCATATTCTTGGATTCTCTAAGGCATTAGAGCGAAAAAATTACCCTCCGGGAGTGCATGGAAAAACCCGAAGAGCTAAAAAATCCGAATATTCCTTGCAGTTGAATGAAAAACAAAAGGCTAAATACATTTATGGAGTTCAGGAACGCCAGTTCAGGAATACCTTTTTTGAAGCTACCCGTAGAAAAGGTGTAACCGGCGAGATTTTAATACAATTATTAGAGTCCCGCTTAGATAACACCGTTTATAGACTTGGCTTTGCAGCTACACGCCGCCAAGCGAGACAACTTGTTTCTCATACACATATTACGGTAAACGATAGAGTTGTTAATATTCCCTCTTATCGCCTGCGCCCAGGAGATGTAATAACTGTTCGGGAAAAAAGTAAGTCATTGGAAGTAGTAACCGGTTCTTTAACAAGTGCTAAGGAAAATCGCTATTCATGGCTTACCTTAGATAAAAGCCTTTGTTCCGGAAAGTTTTTACACTTACCTCTACGATCAGACGTACCAGAGGATATCCGCGAACAACTTATTGTTGAATTATATTCACGTTAA
- the rpsK gene encoding 30S ribosomal protein S11 codes for MAKSTKTKKKIKVEPEGMVHISTTFNNIIVTITDNAGNTISWSSAGKSGFKGSKKNTPYAGMTAATSCSKEAYELGLRKVSVFVKGTGAGRESAIRAVAAAGIEVTSIQDFTPIPHNGCRPPKRRRV; via the coding sequence ATGGCAAAATCAACAAAAACTAAGAAAAAAATTAAAGTTGAGCCGGAAGGAATGGTTCATATTTCAACTACGTTCAATAATATTATTGTTACGATTACAGATAATGCAGGGAATACAATTTCGTGGAGTTCTGCAGGTAAATCCGGATTTAAAGGTTCCAAGAAAAATACGCCTTATGCCGGTATGACCGCCGCTACCTCTTGCTCTAAAGAAGCATACGAACTTGGATTACGTAAAGTTAGTGTTTTTGTAAAAGGAACGGGTGCCGGTAGAGAATCTGCTATCAGAGCAGTAGCTGCTGCCGGTATTGAGGTAACTTCTATCCAAGATTTTACTCCAATTCCCCATAATGGCTGCCGTCCCCCCAAACGTAGAAGAGTTTAA
- a CDS encoding GH3 auxin-responsive promoter family protein has translation MLLQAIHYLADSWLKIRYSRIEKQLNFALDCQQNVFIQLLTRASHTAYGREYNFKEIRSYEDFARRVPLCTYETFFPYIERVLRGEPDCLWPGLPAWFAKSSGTTNDRSKYIPLTEESLFECHYTAGQDMVASYLHFRPNSKLFTGKGLVIGGSHQCSQLNAGIRVGDLSAALIENMSSFYSWFRTPDKSVSLLADWDQKLNLTLKQVAQENVTSIYGVPTWIVVLIKKLLTDNHLENLNQIWPNLEVFFHGAVNFEPYRIPFQQFIPNPSMTYFETYNASEGFFAFQYNPDEPGMLLLTDYGIFYEFIPTSELENTDPKAIPLADVRLNENYSLVISTNGGLWRYQIGDTIRFTNLSPYKIEISGRTKLFINAFGEELMIDNAEKAVAVACQKTGARVLEYTVAPIYLQQETRGCHEWLIEFEILPDNMDVFVDQLDTTLRQLNSDYDAKRSLNLAMTPPQVRVMPNGIFYEWMRRRNKLGGQNKIPRLANFRKYATELIEIADSL, from the coding sequence ATGCTTCTACAAGCGATTCATTATCTTGCAGATAGTTGGCTGAAAATACGCTATTCTCGTATAGAGAAGCAGTTAAATTTTGCCTTAGATTGTCAGCAAAATGTTTTTATTCAATTGCTTACGCGGGCATCTCATACTGCCTATGGCCGAGAATATAACTTTAAAGAAATTCGGAGCTATGAAGATTTTGCCAGACGGGTACCTTTATGTACCTACGAAACGTTTTTTCCATACATAGAGCGAGTGCTGCGTGGTGAGCCGGACTGCTTATGGCCGGGATTACCGGCTTGGTTCGCAAAATCATCCGGCACAACCAACGACCGGTCTAAATACATACCACTTACCGAAGAATCATTATTTGAATGCCATTACACTGCCGGGCAAGATATGGTTGCAAGCTACCTTCATTTTCGGCCAAATTCTAAGCTATTTACCGGAAAGGGGCTGGTTATTGGCGGAAGCCACCAATGCAGCCAGCTAAATGCAGGAATCCGAGTGGGAGACCTATCTGCCGCCTTGATAGAAAATATGTCATCCTTTTACAGTTGGTTCCGTACTCCCGATAAATCCGTTTCTTTATTAGCAGATTGGGACCAAAAACTGAACCTAACGCTAAAACAGGTTGCGCAGGAAAACGTTACTTCCATATACGGAGTTCCCACTTGGATTGTCGTCTTAATCAAAAAGTTACTTACTGATAATCACTTAGAAAACCTTAACCAAATTTGGCCAAATTTAGAGGTCTTTTTTCATGGAGCTGTAAACTTTGAACCCTATCGTATTCCTTTTCAGCAGTTTATCCCCAATCCGTCAATGACTTATTTTGAAACCTATAATGCCTCAGAAGGTTTTTTTGCGTTTCAATATAACCCGGACGAACCGGGGATGTTACTTTTAACGGATTATGGCATTTTTTACGAATTTATCCCCACATCAGAATTGGAAAATACAGACCCTAAAGCCATTCCCTTAGCTGACGTTCGTCTAAACGAAAATTATAGCTTGGTAATATCTACTAACGGAGGTTTGTGGCGTTATCAAATTGGAGATACCATCCGTTTTACTAATCTAAGTCCCTACAAAATCGAGATTTCAGGGCGTACTAAGCTGTTTATCAACGCTTTCGGAGAAGAATTAATGATTGATAATGCCGAAAAAGCGGTTGCAGTAGCTTGCCAAAAGACCGGTGCACGTGTGCTGGAATACACGGTTGCCCCCATTTATCTGCAACAAGAAACGCGCGGCTGCCACGAATGGCTCATCGAATTTGAAATATTACCGGATAATATGGACGTATTTGTGGATCAATTAGATACAACACTTCGGCAGTTAAACTCAGATTATGATGCGAAACGCTCCCTCAACTTAGCCATGACACCTCCACAGGTTAGGGTGATGCCCAACGGTATTTTTTACGAATGGATGCGCAGACGAAACAAATTAGGCGGCCAAAACAAAATCCCCAGACTCGCCAATTTTCGTAAATATGCCACTGAACTTATTGAAATAGCTGATTCACTGTAA
- the rpsM gene encoding 30S ribosomal protein S13 produces the protein MARIAGIDLPKNKRGEIGLTYIYGVGRSSARKILSHLGISYDKKVHEWTDDETSQIRNYINDNIKVEGELRGEIQLNIKRLMDIGCFRGLRHRKGLPVRGQRTRTNARTRKGRKKTVAGKKKAAK, from the coding sequence ATGGCGAGGATAGCAGGTATTGATTTACCGAAAAACAAGCGGGGAGAAATAGGTCTTACCTATATATACGGTGTAGGAAGATCTTCTGCTCGAAAAATTTTGAGCCACTTAGGGATTTCTTATGACAAAAAAGTTCATGAGTGGACAGACGATGAGACCTCTCAAATACGGAATTATATTAATGACAACATTAAAGTTGAGGGAGAATTACGTGGAGAGATTCAGTTAAACATTAAGCGGTTAATGGACATTGGTTGCTTCCGCGGATTGCGCCACAGAAAAGGGCTACCCGTGCGGGGACAACGCACCCGTACAAACGCACGTACACGTAAAGGCAGGAAAAAGACAGTGGCAGGAAAGAAAAAGGCAGCTAAATAA
- the infA gene encoding translation initiation factor IF-1, with amino-acid sequence MAKQLSIKLDGIIQEALPNATFQVRLENGHIVLAHISGKMRMHYIKILPGDKVSIEVSPYDLTKGRITYRFKS; translated from the coding sequence ATGGCGAAACAACTCTCCATCAAATTAGATGGAATTATTCAAGAGGCGTTACCGAACGCAACTTTTCAAGTAAGGCTTGAGAACGGGCACATTGTACTTGCCCATATCTCAGGTAAAATGCGAATGCATTATATTAAAATTTTACCGGGAGATAAAGTCAGTATTGAAGTATCTCCTTATGATCTCACGAAAGGAAGAATTACTTACAGATTTAAGAGTTAA
- the purB gene encoding adenylosuccinate lyase, with the protein MQELSAISPLDGRYYHKTNQLRKYFSEAALIHYRINIELLYLEELTKIQHPKIPQLPLELRAVLHKLKEETTDSDLLEVKHIEKKLNHDVKAIEYFLRKKITEWGSHNRYDCTAIIELVHFGLTSQDINNTAIPLSLKYCLQEVYYPLLGSLLVDIQDIMEKFRFLPMLAHTHGQPATPTTLGKEFAVFYFRVTRELDILKKLPFPAKFGGATGSLNAHFIAFPDIDWHQFAQNFVENTLGLSRTYPTTQIEPYDGLAAIFDSLKRINNILIDFSRDCWQYISMNYLSQKILPGEVGSSAMPHKVNPIDFENAEGNLGFANAIFEFLSSKLPVSRLQRDLTDSTVLRNLGVPFGHTLVAFSSLKIGLSKIRPNQSVIQKDLSENWFVISEAIQTILRREGFQNPYELLKELTRTNDKPSYEQLHDFLSQLPVSESVKEELLQIKPDTYLGNASFF; encoded by the coding sequence ATGCAAGAACTTTCAGCGATTTCTCCCTTAGATGGCAGATACTACCACAAAACGAACCAACTAAGAAAGTATTTTTCCGAAGCTGCCCTTATTCACTATCGTATTAACATAGAACTTCTTTATTTAGAAGAACTTACAAAAATACAACATCCAAAAATCCCACAACTCCCCTTAGAACTTCGTGCTGTTTTGCATAAACTAAAAGAAGAAACCACAGATAGTGATTTATTAGAAGTCAAGCACATCGAGAAAAAGCTAAACCATGATGTTAAAGCTATTGAATATTTTTTACGAAAGAAAATCACAGAATGGGGAAGCCATAACCGATACGACTGCACCGCAATCATAGAGCTTGTTCATTTTGGCTTAACCTCACAGGACATCAACAATACCGCTATTCCATTAAGCCTAAAATATTGTTTACAAGAGGTTTACTATCCTTTATTGGGAAGTTTATTGGTAGATATTCAGGATATTATGGAGAAATTTCGTTTTTTACCGATGCTTGCACACACGCACGGGCAGCCCGCTACCCCCACCACATTGGGAAAAGAATTTGCAGTATTCTATTTTCGGGTTACTCGTGAATTAGATATTCTAAAAAAACTACCATTTCCGGCTAAATTTGGAGGAGCTACCGGAAGTTTAAATGCTCATTTTATAGCTTTTCCAGATATAGACTGGCATCAATTTGCCCAAAATTTTGTAGAAAATACACTTGGCTTATCCAGAACCTACCCAACCACACAAATAGAACCTTACGACGGACTTGCTGCTATTTTTGACTCACTGAAACGAATCAACAATATTCTAATAGATTTTTCCAGAGATTGTTGGCAATATATTTCCATGAACTATCTAAGCCAAAAGATTTTACCCGGTGAAGTTGGTTCAAGTGCGATGCCACACAAAGTAAATCCCATTGACTTTGAAAATGCAGAAGGAAATCTTGGCTTTGCAAATGCTATTTTTGAGTTTCTAAGCAGCAAATTACCTGTTTCCCGCTTGCAACGAGACCTTACAGACTCTACCGTGCTACGTAATCTCGGAGTACCCTTCGGGCACACCTTAGTTGCTTTCTCTTCCTTAAAAATCGGATTAAGCAAAATTAGACCCAACCAATCCGTAATACAAAAAGATTTATCCGAAAATTGGTTTGTTATTTCAGAAGCTATCCAAACTATCTTACGGCGAGAAGGATTTCAAAATCCTTACGAACTCCTAAAAGAACTTACCCGAACTAATGATAAGCCAAGTTACGAACAGTTACATGATTTTTTAAGCCAACTCCCTGTTTCTGAATCTGTCAAAGAAGAGCTTTTGCAAATAAAACCAGACACTTACTTAGGAAATGCTTCGTTTTTTTGA